The nucleotide window TGCCGGAATGCACGCTTGCCAAAGCGGCCGCGATTCTGCGCGGGGCGCGCGTCGTCATCGGCATGCGGCTGCACTCGCTCGTGCTGGCTGCCCGTTTCGGTGTCCCGTTTCTCGCGATCGCGTACGATCCCAAGGTCAGCGCGCTCTGCGAGGATCTTCGGTATCCGCTCGCTCCGCTCTGGACGGCGGGAGCGCGCCGGCCCGGCGACGACGCGATCGACGCGGCGGTCGATCGTCTCGTGCGCGAACGCGACGCACTCTCGGCGAACCTGCTCGCGCGGGGCGAGGCGATCCGCGCCGCGGCCGAGCGCAACTTCGACGTCCTCGGCGAGCTGCTGGAGAGCGGGCCGTAGCGATGGATTATCGTTCGACGCTGAACCTGCCGCAGACGGAGTTTCCGATGAAGGCCGAGTTGCCGAAGCGGGAGCCGGCGCGCGTCGCGTGGTGGAAGGAGCAGAACACCTACGCGCGGCGCGTCGAGCGCAACGCGCCCAACGGCCCGTGGATCTTTCACGACGGGCCGCCGTATGCGAACGGCGAACTGCACATGGGGCACTTCCTCAACATGGTGCTCAAAGACGTCTTCGTGAAGATCGCGCTGCTCGACGGCAAGTATGCGAAGTTCGTTCCCGGCTGGGACATGCACGGGCTGCCGATCGAGTACGAGACGCTCAAGCATCTGGGGATCGCCGACTTCCACGCGATCGATCCGCTCGAGCTCCGCAGGCAGTGCAAGGAACGCGCGCTCTTTTGGCTCGATCGTCAGCGCGAGCATCGCGTGCGCATGGGCACGTTCGGGTTCTTCGATCGTCCGTACCGCACGATCGATCCGTCCTTCGAGGCGACGATCGTCAACGCGCTCGCCGATTTGGCCGAGCG belongs to Candidatus Binatia bacterium and includes:
- a CDS encoding class I tRNA ligase family protein is translated as MDYRSTLNLPQTEFPMKAELPKREPARVAWWKEQNTYARRVERNAPNGPWIFHDGPPYANGELHMGHFLNMVLKDVFVKIALLDGKYAKFVPGWDMHGLPIEYETLKHLGIADFHAIDPLELRRQCKERALFWLDRQREHRVRMGTFGFFDRPYRTIDPSFEATIVNALADLAER